TCTGCTCGAGGTATACCACGCCGGTGTCGGATGGGCATGCCAGCGACACCACCGCGTACAACGGCACGCCGCCCATTGCGGCAATGTCGCTGACGGCCGTTGCGGCGGCCTTCCAACCGATATCAAGCGGCCCCGCCGTGGAACGGCGGAAGTGGACGTCTTCGACGAACAAATCGCAGGACACCAGCAGCAGCCGATCGGATACGCGGACGATGGCGCAATCGTCGCCAATTCCTTCTACTACGCCGGATGAAGAGGGCAGCACGCGCGCCAGGCGCTCGATCATCCCGAACTCGCCAATCTCGCCGATAGTGCGCACGCTTACGCCTCCCGCTCGAGGAAGTGCCACGCCATCGGCAAGGCATGCGTCACGTCGCGCGCGATCAGCCCGCGTTGCGTGGTCGATTTCACGGCGATATCGGCGGCGAGCCCGTGCGTGTAGACGCCAATCAGCGCCGCGTCGTAGGGCGAGATGCCTTGTGCAAGCAGTCCGCCGAGCAGTCCCGCGAGCACATCGCCGGTACCGCCTGAGGCAAGCCCGGCATTACCCGTGGGATTGACGAGGGCGTTGCCATTCGGATCGGCGATAACGGTGCGGTGGCCTTTCAGCGCCACCACGCACGCGAAGCGTTGTGCGGCTCGTTTCGCAATGTTCTCGCGGTCCGCTTGAACCTCCGTGGCGGTGCACTGCATCAAACGCGCCATCTCGCCGGGATGCGGCGTAATGAGAATCGGGGCCTTTGCCTCCGCCAACGTGTCGGCCGCCGTGCTTAGACAGTTCAATCCATCGGCATCCACGATCATGGGGGTCGGACATTGCCGGACAAACTCCAGCACGAACCGGCGAGTCTCCGGATGTTGCGAGATTCCGGGACCCAACACGACCGCCTGCTTGTCCACGGCAAACGCCAGCGCAGGTTCCAGCGCGTCGTATGAAAGCGTTTCTTCGGGCGTTGCCGGCAACGGACGGCTCATGGCCTCATAGAGAGCCACGGCCATTGCGTCGGCCAGCGGACGCGGACTTCCTACCGTAACCAACCCGACGCCGGACCGCCCGGCAGACTCGGCTGCGAGTTTGGCGGCCCCGGTGAAACCCCGCGACCCCGCCAGAATGAAGACGTGCCCGAACGTGCCCTTATGTCCATCCACGGGGCGGACAGGCAGGCGCTCGCGCACAAGCTGCAGCGTTATCGGTTGCGACATCATTGTTCCGTTCCGTGCTAGGCAGCGCAACAAGCACAGCGCGCAATCGGCGCAGTGCTAAAACGCTCAGCAGAAGCACTTCTACCCCACTCTTCCCAAACGGTCAGTCCAGGTAAAGTTTAGAATACCCCGCCTGGGTGTGAGTAACGCAAGCCGCCTTAACTCATGGAATCACAGAACTTGCGGCTTCCGACTGCACCCGGCAGCAGAAGAACGGGGCAATTCTCCGTAGGGATCCTAGTCTCAAGCGGCCGTCGCGTCAAGTGGGGAGTTGAGGTGAAGGAGGATCTGCACAGGATCCAGTATTTACGGCATTTCACTTAATTACGTTATGTTAAAACAATGAACCATGTTTGACTTTGCGGGATTTGCGGTGTATAATTTCGATAGTTGCAGGCTCCGCCCTGGGGGCAATGTCGGCGGCAATCCGTTGGAATGCCAAGTGAGTGTTCCTGACGGTGTGTCGCAGAACACCTGGAAACCTCGTGCCGTTCCACGGAAGTCCGCGCGGTGACTTCGGGCAAAGCCATGTAACGCCAAGTGGGGAAAGACTTGGCGTTGTAAGAGGCGGAGTTGCAGTGCGGAGGAGAAGTCGGGATGGGACACGTGCTTGAAAATACCGCAGCCGATGGCTGTATGGGATCCCCCCTGAGGAGCAAGTATCTGACGTTTTCGCTGGGCGAAGAAGTCTACGGGCTTCAAATCCAGACTGTCCAAGAAATCGTCAGCAACACGCCAGTTACCCGCGTGCCGCGAACCCCCGAGTTCTTGCGAGGCATCGTCAATCTGCGGGGCAGAATCATTCCCGTCATGGATCTGGGCGTACAGTTCGGGGCTCAACCGAAGCCCGACACCGCCAAAACGTGCATCATCGTCGTTCAGATCGTCAGGGACAGCGGCAAGGCTACCCTGCGTCTTCTTGTCGACGAAGTCAACGAGGTCCTCGACATCCACTCTTCACAGGTTGAACCCCCTCCGGAAATCGTTGCCCACGGCTCGCATCAGTTTATCTTCGGGATGGCGAAGGTTGGTGAGTGCGTTGTGATGCTGCTCGACACGGACCGGGTGCTGACACATCGCGAACTATTCGCCACCGAATCACTTCACGAGGTGAGACTGAACTGACCGTAAGAAGCCTATAGGGTAACCGCTCGCTGCGCGGCGGAATCCCGGTGGAAGTTTTGCGCGCAGCGCCGAATATCGAGTCTTCATTGTCTGTAGGGTCGCTGGATCACGAGGAGGTCGAAATCATGTTCAAACGCATGAAGCTTGGAACGAAAATCATACTAGGGTTCTCATCGTTGATAGCTATCGCATTGCTGTTGGGATGCATTGCGACATTCAGCATGCAGCGCGTGCGCAGTGCGACACTGGAATTGTCGCAGCAGAATGTTCCGCAAATGCTCACGGCCAGCGAAATTGAGCGCACTACTCGGAACGCCATGTTCGAGATGCGCGGATACGCACTGACGGATATTGAGACGTACCTTGAGGGGGCAAAAACGGGTCTCGATAACGTTAAGGCCAGTCTCGCAACCGCGAAGAACCATGCCACTACGTACAACCTTGCGGAAATGGCGACAGCGTTGGCCGGCGCGGAGACTGATGCGAGCAATTACGACAATATGGTTCACCAAGCCGAGGAATTGACGAAGGCGCTCATTGCGCAGCGCACGGAAATGGCGGCTACCGGCGAAGCGTTTCTGAAGACGTGTCAGGAATACGCGACAGAACAGGACAAAAAGCTTGCGGACGATCTGAACGCCATTAAGACCGGTGCAGTTCAGGGCGCGGAAGCCATCGATGAGCTTGCAAAGCAAACACGTAAGGTCGCTATCGCGCGCGACCTGCTTACCAAGACCTTCGAGATACGCATGGGAGTCTGGAAAGGCATTGCGCTTCGAAATGCAGACACCATTGTGGAAAGCGTAAAGCGATTCGATTCCGTAGTTGCCGGCGTGGACGAGATCAAATCGCTCACCTCGCAAGAAGCCGAACTCGCCGTTCTCGAATCGCTCCGGAAGGGCGCGACGGATTATCAGGCAGGAACCGCCAAGTTCAACGACATTTGGACCCAGCGCGAGGATCTGACAGAGAAGCGCAACGTCGTTGGCAACAAGGTCCTCGTTGCCGTTCAGGATATTGCCAACAAAGGCTCAAAGGCGACACAAGATTCCGCGACACACGCGGAGCAGACTCTGCAGCGGGCCTCCGTCACACTTCTGGTAGGGCTTGCAGGCGCCGCCATTGCCGGTGTGATCCTCGCAGCACTAATTACGATGTCCATCGTTCGCCCGATACGCCGAATCATCACCGCGCTCAAGTCGGGTTCCGAACAGACCTCGGCCGCCGCGGCGCAGGTGTCGCAATCGAGTCAGAGCATGGCCCAAGGCGCAACGGAACAGGCGTCGAGCCTTGAGGAAACCTCGGCATCCCTTGAAGAGATGACGTCGATGACAAAGCAGAATGCCGACAACGCGTCGCAAGCCCGGCACCTTGCCGCGGAATCGAACGCCAGCGCGGAAAAAGGTGTCCAGGCAATGGCCCGCATGAGCAAGGCAATCGACGACATCAAGCGCAGCTCCGACGAAACGGCAAAGATTGTAAAAACCATCGACGAGATTGCTTTTCAGACCAACCTACTCGCGCTGAACGCCGCCGTTGAAGCCGCGCGCGCCGGCGACGCGGGCAAAGGATTCGCCGTCGTGGCGGAAGAAGTCCGTAACCTTGCCCAGCGTTCCGCGGAAGCGGCGCGCAAGACCGCAGAGATGATCGAGCAATCCGTGAAGAACGCGAGCAACGGCGTGCAGATCAGCCAAGAGGTTGGCGAGGCGCTGCAGGAAATTGGAGCCACGGCACAGAAGGTGAACTCGTTGGTGAGTGAGATCGCCGTCGCCAGCAACGAGCAAGCCCAGGGAATTGGCCAGGTGAGCCAGGCCGTCGCCCAAATGGACAGCGTGACCCAACAGAGCGCGGCCAACACCGAAGAATCCGCCGCCGCCGCCGAAGAACTCAGCGCTCAAGCCGAAGAAATGTCGCGCGTCGTGGCCGAACTGACGGTCATGGTCGGCGAAGCCGGCGGGCACGCGTATCGCAATGGTCACAGTGCAAGTAACGGACACAGCTTACGCAATGCAGCACATCACGTTGGAATCGCGAGACGTCATGAAGACTCTGCTCGTCACAAGGCCCTAACCGCCTCAAGAAGCGCTTCGAGTCACCCAGACAGCTACGGAGCCGCCGAACGGCGCGTCGCACAACCTTCCAGCGTCATCCCTCTGGACGACGATGATCTGAAGGACTTCTGACCCAGACACCACGGCAGAAGTTGACTCGACCGGGGCCGGCTTTGCCCCACGCTGGGCCGGCTCCATCGGCTTTTGTGAAGAACCTGCGTTAGCGCGTAGGCGAATTGGGCGATAACTCCGCGACTGGCGCCGGCTGATACTCGCCGGCAAAGCGAGAATCGATCCAAACCGAGAATCCATCCATTGCTCCCACTCGCGTGTATGGACCAGGATCGATTCCCAAGAAGCCAAGCTGACGCTCAGGACTCTGACCGTCTCCTAACAAGAGCCATCGCACCTTCCCTTCGCGCATCATTTTCTCTGCCTGAGAAAAGTCGACTGTACCGCGCTCATACATGAGACCGGCCAGCGAAAACTGGGGAAGAATCGCGCGGCCGGGAAACGAATTCGCGAGAGTACCATCGACAGAGACGAAGTATGCGCCAGGATGGGAGGCGAGTTCGTCTCGAAGGTAGGACCTCACCCTCTCGTACCCAGAAAAGCGAGGCCACTTATGCTGGCTGTAGGTTTCATGGAAAGCGATGGTGGTGTTAACCGTAAACAGGATGGTGAATACACAGATTGCCAGACGGATCCCGCTTGCGTTTTCAGGCCGGTTCGTCATGGTCTTATCAAGCCAGACTGCTAGAACCACCACGAGGAGTGTCATCGGATCGTTGAAGTGGTTCGTAGCAGATCCGAGTTTGGTTGCGCCAAGCCCCGCCAATAAAGTGGTGCCAACCGCCGCAAACGCAAGAAATCGAAGAGACGAGGCAGTGTCCGATTTCGACCACTTCCAAACGACGAACGCGCCAAGACCTGCCAAGGCGGCCATGTTGTAGCCCAGAAATACCGGCGAATACGTGGTAACAAAGGCGTGGTAGACACGGACACCATTGTTGAGGCCCCCGACAACATTCGCAAGATAGGCCGAGCCAAATAATGCGGGGCCGAGCCAAATCGTCAACAGGACTGGAAGGGCTGCGGCAAGTGCCACGATAGCCGCGAGTTTCCAACGGCGGTCCAGTATCAGGAAGAGTACAGCGATTAGGGCAATCTGCGCGCCATTCTGTTTAGCCATGAACGCCACATAGGAAAGAAGACCTATCCCCGCAAAAGACAGAAATCCCGCATGTGGAGCACGGTCTAACACGCGAACGGCAAGCCCAACGGCAAGTAGAAAGCAGAACGATACAAGAATGTCAGGGCGCGCAAGAAAGTCCCAAGGAGCATGCAACACCCAAACAAGTCCTGCTCCAGTCGCGGCGACGAAAAGCCGTACATGCAGTTGCCGGAAGAGAATCAGAAAAAGGATGAAAACGTAGAGTGATGCGAGCCCCAGGGACATTATCCGCCCTAAGTGGGTTACCGTAATCAATCCATCCGTGCTTACTCCCCCAATGTGCGCGACAGAAGCGACAAGGTAATAATGCAAAGGTGTGTATTGAATGATATCGAACGGAGGGTCATTGGGATGCGTGTATAGGGGAAGTCCAGCCAGAATCTTCATGATGCCTGAGAGAATAATCGGCTCCTGGCCCCGCAATTCGGCAATATCCCCGAGTGCGAATTGCAGCCCATACCACAGGAAGTAGAGGCAGGAAAGTAGAATGGACAAGACCGCTGTGGGCACGGCTGTGCGGTCAAGAACAAACGACACACATGGCCCCAAACGGAAAGATGGACGATGTGTCGAATCCAATGGACAGTTACCCTCCTGTGCTTTTCGAATTGCGTTCTTGGAGATGTGTTCGCCGATATCGGGCAGTCTCAACCAGATCTGTTTCCTAGCCTATCATTTTATATCGGCCGGCCGTGAATAAAACTCCCAATCTGTATGGAGTACTTGAAAAGCGAACGGCATTCGTGGCGCCGTAACGTTCACGAATGGCCAGAAGCCGCTCCTCGGATATGCGCGCGTAGTTGGCTTCAAGTTCATCGGAACGCGCCTCTTCACTTCCCTCCCGGCCATGGCAAAACTGGACGCGTCTGTACCACTCCTCAATAGCTCGGTCGTTGAACGGAAAAGCCTTGCAGTCCACAACAACGGCGCGTTTGGATACGAGCCGGAACCGCGCCCCAAAGGGAGGCACGACGAATACGGCGTCTTGCTCCACGCTATGCCGAGCATACTCACCCAGCAAGTAGTATTCGTCAGGATCGCTGCCAGGTCCATTGCCGGCTGATAATTGTCCAGCACCTTGGCAATAACAGTCGAAGGGTGGTGGCGCGCAAAGATAAGTAACGCGCCCAAAACGATGCAACCCGCCAAAGGCGCCGCGGCACTAAGTATCACTTTGGGCAACAGGTAGAACCATTCCGCAACTAATGCATACACGATGAGCGCTCCAGTCTCTTCCTTATGTCCCAGGAGAAATGCAGACAAAATGCATGCAAGAATGCAGAGTGCCGACACTAGGCGTGCCGCGTCGATCAGCAGACAAGCAACCAAGAATGAAGCAAGCATAAGGTAATCGGTCATGGCGAACGTACTTGCGACGAGGTGGTGGGCCACGCGGAAATGGGCATAAACAAAAGCAAGTCGATCAGTAGTCAGCATTGTTTCGTGCGGTTTTATTCAGAGTGCGTACGCGGATGCGAGGAG
Above is a window of Candidatus Hydrogenedentota bacterium DNA encoding:
- a CDS encoding NAD(P)H-hydrate dehydratase; the protein is MMSQPITLQLVRERLPVRPVDGHKGTFGHVFILAGSRGFTGAAKLAAESAGRSGVGLVTVGSPRPLADAMAVALYEAMSRPLPATPEETLSYDALEPALAFAVDKQAVVLGPGISQHPETRRFVLEFVRQCPTPMIVDADGLNCLSTAADTLAEAKAPILITPHPGEMARLMQCTATEVQADRENIAKRAAQRFACVVALKGHRTVIADPNGNALVNPTGNAGLASGGTGDVLAGLLGGLLAQGISPYDAALIGVYTHGLAADIAVKSTTQRGLIARDVTHALPMAWHFLEREA
- a CDS encoding chemotaxis protein CheW produces the protein MGHVLENTAADGCMGSPLRSKYLTFSLGEEVYGLQIQTVQEIVSNTPVTRVPRTPEFLRGIVNLRGRIIPVMDLGVQFGAQPKPDTAKTCIIVVQIVRDSGKATLRLLVDEVNEVLDIHSSQVEPPPEIVAHGSHQFIFGMAKVGECVVMLLDTDRVLTHRELFATESLHEVRLN